The Psychrobacillus sp. FSL K6-4046 DNA window AATGCGACACCAGCAACTCCTAGAGTGTCGGTAGACATCTCATTAATTACCACTGAAATTGATTGACCTGAGTTAGCTCCAACTTGTAGTTTTAAGTCAGTAATATCACCATTTAATAGTTTTTGTGTATTAAATTCTGTTGTTTCAGCAATACGATCAATTTCTTTTATTAGTTCGTCTACTTCTAATTGGACAGCAGCACGATCTTCTGCAGTATTTGTGTCGTTAGAACCTTGAACAGCTAATTCACGCATACGTTGAAGAATTGAATGTGTTTCGTTTAATGCACCTTCAGCTGTTTGAAGTAAAGAGATACCGTCTTGTGCATTTTTAGAAGCCATGTCAAGTCCGCGAACTTGTGCACGCATTTTTTCAGAAATTGCTAATCCAGCAGCGTCATCACCAGCACGGTTAATACGAAGACCTGAAGATAATTTTTCGATGCTTTTAGAAGCAGCAGCGTTGTTGGTAGTTAATTGACGGTGCGTGTTAAGCGCAGCAATGTTGTGATTAATTCTCATAATAGTATTTCCTCCTTGAGTGTGTGTTTGGTTCACATCCATGTGAACCTTTTTAGTTTGTTTACAACGTTCAGGAATCGGCCGGTATTCCTTACTTGCTGCTTACAATAATAATATCGGATTGTCTTTTTGGATGTTTAGCTTTTATAAAAACTTTTATTTCTTTTTTGATAGTTTATCAAAAAGAGCATGATTCAGTTTAATGGACTCTGTATTTGTTTCAGAAATGGTAAGAATAAGTTCCCCACGTAAAATTTCCATCGACTTGGGTGCTTCTATACCTATCCTAACGGAGTCTCCTTTCACTTCTAATACTCTTATTTCAATATCATCGCCTATTTTAATTGTTTCATTGACTTTACGTGATAACACAAGCATTTTTACTCCTCCTCTTTTACTAGAGATGGTTGTGAACCAATTACGTGACGTACTGAAAATTGTTGATCATTAATAATCATTTGTTTGGCCATTTTTTTGGACAAATGAAAAATAATTGGTGCTTGTAAGTTGATTGTTGAAGTTTCTAAAGGATCTTTTAATGACAAAACTCCTAAAACAAAAATATCTTCCTCTTTTTTAATATCAAGTAATTCAATTGTTGGTTCATCAATATTAAAGGAATAATTTTCTACTAAAGTATAAGGATTTGCTACAATGAGTGCAATTTCACTAACATTTGTGGATTGCAGCACTTGAAACATTGTATTTCCTTCAATAGGCAGCAAGGCAAATTCTCTTTCATCCTCAAAACCAGGAATACCTTTTGGGAAATGCCAAAGTTGCTCAGAATTTAGCTCTATTTCACCAAAAAACTTTGTTTTAATAAGCATATTTTCGACTCCTTTTTCATTCTATAGATTACCATTCTATCATTAATAAAAAAAGACTTGTTAATATGACAAGTCCCTTTCTAAAATCTCTCTCTTTTAAGTGAACCTACCATTTAACATCAATTTTAATGGAAGGCCATTGCTCCATTTCACCAGTTACTTTGCCCGGCGTATAACGATGAACTGGTTTTTGTATCGTCACGTCATTAATAGGCTTCTGTGGTTCCACATTGATTTCAAGTGTTCCTGGTTGAATAGATAGTTGCAGCTTCATTGGATTGGGAATGAATTTTATTCCTAGTGATTTCTTAGAACGACTACCATTCTCAATTGCTAACTGTCTAATAACATTATGCCCATTAGCAATATTGCTTAGTTCTCTTCCTTGTTTTGCTCGTCGTGCTATACCTTCCATCCCATCCTGAATACCTTGTTGAGCAAATTCTTCTGTTCGTTTAAAAACACTTTTTAAGTCCAAATCTGCTCGTACTTCTGTCGTATCAATAGAAAGCTCCGGCTTTATCGTAGAGATTTTTAAAATGGCAGCAGGTTGTTGCTGTGAAAGAATGGCACGTGGTTGTTCTATTTCCTGTGTACCTGGTGTGGTCTTGAGACCTAGAGTACCACGTACAGTAGTAATTTGTAGTTGTGGAATATTCATTAATTTCACCTCCTAAAGAAAGACGTTTGGATTGTAATCCAAACGTCTTTTTAAATTTTTCACTTAATATGAACAATACTACTTAGAAACCTTATCGAAGAAAGTCTACAAGTGTTTGTTGAATAATTCGAGCCCCTACTGATAATCCTGCACTATGAATAGATTCTTGAGTAATTAATTCTGTTATAGCTTTCTCATAATCCACATCTTCATTATTTGAAAGTTGCTTTTGAATAATTACATTTTGAGAGGATATCCTATCGGCAACCATTTCAACTCGATTCTGGCGTGCACCTATCTGTGAACGTTCAGCCAATACTCTATTTAAATTACTGTCTGCCTCGGTTATCATGCTAGAAATTTGAGTCCCGGTCGCGCCCGTTGTAAGTAAATCCCCTAAATCATTCAACATTTTGTTTATACTTTGGAAAGCACTTGCCCCTGTAGAATTAACTTCTAGTTTCACGCCATCATTCACTTCAATGCTAACCTTCTCATTTACACCGGTAGCAATTAAAAAACCATCTGCATTATAATCTGGCGGTGTGCCATTATTATTAAATAAGGGACTTAACGTCTTCGTTCCCGAAAAGATGTGTTTATCTCCAACCTTAGTGTTTGAAAGGTCTAGAATCTGTAGTTTTAATTGCTCGATTTCTTGAGCAATTTTACCTCGATCATCTGATGTTTTTGAATCATTGGAAGCATCAATAATCAACTCTCGGACTCGTTGTAAAGCTGAACCAACTTTATCTAGTGCATCATCCGTGGAATCTAGCCAGTTATTTGCTTCTCCCAAATTACGCTCATATTGCTCTATTTTGTTTAAACTTGTTCTATAACCAATCCCTTTAATCGCAACAACGGGATCTTGTGACGGTCTAGTAATTTTTTTACCAGTATTTAATTGGTCTTGTAAAACTCCCATTTTGGAATAACTGCTAGATAAATTTCTAAGCATATTATTGGAAAGCATTGATTGTGTTACACGCATTATTTAGTCCTCCTAATTATAGACCTACTCGACCCATACCATTAATAATTTTATCTAAGGTTTCATCTACTACTGTAATCATTCGGGCTGAAGCGTTATATGCTTGCTGGAACATAATCATATTCGTCATTTCTTCGTCTAAGGAAACGGAACTTACTGCAGCCCGATTGTTCCCGATAGTAAGCTGTTTGTTCGCTGTTGTTTTTTGCAAGCGTGCTGCCTGCTCACCATCAACTCCGATTCTACCTATAAGTGATTCATAGAAAGTTTGAATTGATGCCCCATTTATTAAAGGTTTAGACTTTACATCTCCTAGATTTAAGCTGTTTAAGCCATTTCCTTCTTGATCATAACTGGTGGATGCCGCAACTAGATTTTCATTGTTAATAATATCGTTGCGTACTTTCATATCCCCAGCACCTGTGCCTTGGAAAAAGTCTTGGCCAGTTGCACTTAATATCCAATTATTTGGATCTAAATCTGATTTATCGCTTAATGTATACCCTGTTGCATGGACTCTATTAAATTCATTCATAAATGCGCTAGCCATACTATCCATTTCGCTTAATAGCCCTGGTAAATATCCAGTTACACCTGTTGTCCCAGGAGCCGTATATCCATAAGAATTGATAAGAGATGCCAATCTACCTTCATTCTTATTAAAATCGGTAAATATAATATTATCCCTTGCTCCCGCGGGTAAGCCGTTAAATGTAAGTTGGGTAAATGGATCATTTGTAGTATTAGTCATAGAAATATTATGAACTAATTCTGTAGATTCTTTGCCTTCCACTAACTTAATCGTTGTTCCATCACTCTTCTTAATACTTACGTCAACGGTTCCCTCTGCTATTGCTAGTGAATTTCCTCCGCTTTTGTTATAACTAATTTCAATCGGAAAATACTCTGATAGTTCATCGAGCAAGTTATCTCTTTCATCATATAAATCATTCGGCATATAACCATTTGGTTCTATTTTTTGTATATTTTCATTAATAGAAGCTATTTGTTTTAATAGTGAGTTAATATCTTTTGTAGATACATCTATTTCATTTTTTAAGTTTCCTTGGATATCAGTAAGCTGTTTGTTAATATAATTAAAGGAATCTGCAACTGCAATACCTCTTTCAATAACAACTCTCCTAGTTCCTGCATTTTCTGGACGTGAGCTTAAATCACCTAAGGACTTCCAAAATAAATCTAAAGATTCATTTAATCCAAAATCGGAAGGCTCCGATAAGACATCCTCCACCTGAGTTATTACTTCAGTCCTATTGTTCCAATATCCTAAAGCATTAGATTCTTGTCTATATTGACGGTCAATAAATTGGTCGCGTATACGTTGAATAGAATGCGCTTCTACCCCTGTTCCTATAAAACCTGGTATCTTCCCTGCATTTAACCCAATACCCGGAAACGGCAAGGTTGGCTGCATATTTACTTTTTGTCTAGAAAAGCCTGGAGTGTTAGCATTGGATATATTATGTCCAGTCGTATACAAAGCGGTTTGTTGAGTAAACATACCTCGTTTACTAGTTTCTAATCCCATAAATGTAGATCGCATGATTAGCCTCCTTAAGCTTTTGAATCAAAGTGTCCTAAAGTATTCTCTGGACCTCTGGCTTCATTCTTTGAATAATTTATTTTGTCTGGGGTAGGTCTTAATATCTCTAAATTCATATTAACAAACTGTAGAGATTGAAAAATGAGCTTTTGGTTTAAGTCATTTTCTTTTCTTAGACTATCTATAGTGAGAAGAAGCTGGTTGCGTGCAGCTTTTAGCTGCTCCTTTTCTTTCTCTGTGGGGGTGTTTTCTAAGACATGGGCAACAGTTGGGTTGTCGATTGGAGCAATTCCTTTTGCTCGAAGGTAATCCGTTACCCCTAATTGACGCTGTTGCTCTAGCTGAGAAATCCCCGCTACGTGCGCTTGTTCGTCCTTGAGCAGCTTA harbors:
- the hag gene encoding flagellin Hag — encoded protein: MRINHNIAALNTHRQLTTNNAAASKSIEKLSSGLRINRAGDDAAGLAISEKMRAQVRGLDMASKNAQDGISLLQTAEGALNETHSILQRMRELAVQGSNDTNTAEDRAAVQLEVDELIKEIDRIAETTEFNTQKLLNGDITDLKLQVGANSGQSISVVINEMSTDTLGVAGVALTDHDASTAAIKTIDGAISMVSAQRANLGAIQNRLEHTINNLGTSSENLTAAESRVRDVDMAKEMMEFTKNNILTQASQAMLAQANQQPQGVLQLLR
- the flgL gene encoding flagellar hook-associated protein FlgL, giving the protein MRVTQSMLSNNMLRNLSSSYSKMGVLQDQLNTGKKITRPSQDPVVAIKGIGYRTSLNKIEQYERNLGEANNWLDSTDDALDKVGSALQRVRELIIDASNDSKTSDDRGKIAQEIEQLKLQILDLSNTKVGDKHIFSGTKTLSPLFNNNGTPPDYNADGFLIATGVNEKVSIEVNDGVKLEVNSTGASAFQSINKMLNDLGDLLTTGATGTQISSMITEADSNLNRVLAERSQIGARQNRVEMVADRISSQNVIIQKQLSNNEDVDYEKAITELITQESIHSAGLSVGARIIQQTLVDFLR
- a CDS encoding DUF6470 family protein, with protein sequence MNIPQLQITTVRGTLGLKTTPGTQEIEQPRAILSQQQPAAILKISTIKPELSIDTTEVRADLDLKSVFKRTEEFAQQGIQDGMEGIARRAKQGRELSNIANGHNVIRQLAIENGSRSKKSLGIKFIPNPMKLQLSIQPGTLEINVEPQKPINDVTIQKPVHRYTPGKVTGEMEQWPSIKIDVKW
- a CDS encoding flagellar protein FlgN; this encodes MSIDNILHSLTNLNLLHKSLLDIAYKKTEAIKMGDMDSLNKLLKDEQAHVAGISQLEQQRQLGVTDYLRAKGIAPIDNPTVAHVLENTPTEKEKEQLKAARNQLLLTIDSLRKENDLNQKLIFQSLQFVNMNLEILRPTPDKINYSKNEARGPENTLGHFDSKA
- the csrA gene encoding carbon storage regulator CsrA; the protein is MLVLSRKVNETIKIGDDIEIRVLEVKGDSVRIGIEAPKSMEILRGELILTISETNTESIKLNHALFDKLSKKK
- the fliW gene encoding flagellar assembly protein FliW — encoded protein: MLIKTKFFGEIELNSEQLWHFPKGIPGFEDEREFALLPIEGNTMFQVLQSTNVSEIALIVANPYTLVENYSFNIDEPTIELLDIKKEEDIFVLGVLSLKDPLETSTINLQAPIIFHLSKKMAKQMIINDQQFSVRHVIGSQPSLVKEEE
- the flgK gene encoding flagellar hook-associated protein FlgK → MRSTFMGLETSKRGMFTQQTALYTTGHNISNANTPGFSRQKVNMQPTLPFPGIGLNAGKIPGFIGTGVEAHSIQRIRDQFIDRQYRQESNALGYWNNRTEVITQVEDVLSEPSDFGLNESLDLFWKSLGDLSSRPENAGTRRVVIERGIAVADSFNYINKQLTDIQGNLKNEIDVSTKDINSLLKQIASINENIQKIEPNGYMPNDLYDERDNLLDELSEYFPIEISYNKSGGNSLAIAEGTVDVSIKKSDGTTIKLVEGKESTELVHNISMTNTTNDPFTQLTFNGLPAGARDNIIFTDFNKNEGRLASLINSYGYTAPGTTGVTGYLPGLLSEMDSMASAFMNEFNRVHATGYTLSDKSDLDPNNWILSATGQDFFQGTGAGDMKVRNDIINNENLVAASTSYDQEGNGLNSLNLGDVKSKPLINGASIQTFYESLIGRIGVDGEQAARLQKTTANKQLTIGNNRAAVSSVSLDEEMTNMIMFQQAYNASARMITVVDETLDKIINGMGRVGL